Proteins co-encoded in one Streptomyces roseochromogenus subsp. oscitans DS 12.976 genomic window:
- a CDS encoding pirin family protein produces the protein MPAVTVDNPLTLPRVAAPADAVARPVLAVTTAPSGFEGEGFPVRRAFAGIHYRHLDPFIMMDQMGEVEYQPGEPKGTPWHPHRGFETVTYIIDGIFDHQDSNGGGGTITNGDTQWMTAGSGLLHIEAPPESLVVSGGLFHGLQLWVNLPARDKMMAPRYQDIRGGNVQLLTSPDGGALLRVIAGELDGHAGPGITHTPITMIHATLAPGAEITLPWREDFNGLAYVLAGRGAVGAERRPVHLGQTAVFGAGSALTVRADEKQDGHTPDLEVVLLGGQPIREPMAHYGPFVMNTREELQQAFEDFQKGRLGTIPAVHGMSEGGL, from the coding sequence ATGCCTGCTGTAACTGTCGACAACCCCTTGACGCTGCCGCGCGTGGCCGCGCCGGCCGATGCCGTGGCGCGTCCCGTGCTGGCCGTGACGACCGCTCCGAGCGGTTTCGAGGGTGAGGGTTTCCCCGTCCGTCGTGCGTTCGCGGGGATCCACTACCGCCATCTCGACCCGTTCATCATGATGGACCAGATGGGTGAGGTGGAGTATCAGCCCGGGGAGCCAAAAGGGACCCCGTGGCATCCGCACCGGGGCTTCGAGACTGTCACCTACATCATCGACGGCATCTTCGACCACCAGGACTCCAACGGTGGCGGCGGCACCATCACCAACGGCGACACGCAGTGGATGACGGCGGGCTCGGGCCTGCTGCACATCGAGGCTCCGCCGGAGTCCCTCGTCGTGTCCGGAGGTCTCTTCCATGGGCTGCAGCTGTGGGTGAACCTCCCGGCCAGGGACAAGATGATGGCCCCGCGCTACCAGGACATCCGCGGCGGCAACGTGCAGCTGCTGACGTCTCCCGACGGCGGCGCGCTGCTCCGCGTCATCGCAGGTGAGCTGGATGGCCACGCTGGTCCCGGCATCACGCACACGCCGATCACGATGATCCACGCGACGCTGGCGCCGGGTGCGGAGATCACCCTGCCGTGGCGCGAGGACTTCAACGGCCTGGCGTACGTCCTGGCGGGGCGCGGTGCGGTCGGGGCCGAGCGGCGTCCGGTCCACCTGGGCCAGACCGCCGTGTTCGGCGCCGGGTCCGCGCTGACCGTCCGCGCGGACGAGAAGCAGGACGGCCACACCCCGGACCTGGAGGTCGTCCTCCTCGGCGGACAGCCGATCCGTGAGCCCATGGCGCACTACGGCCCGTTCGTGATGAACACCCGGGAGGAGCTGCAGCAGGCTTTCGAGGACTTCCAGAAGGGCCGGCTGGGGACGATCCCGGCGGTGCACGGGATGTCGGAGGGCGGGCTGTAA
- a CDS encoding thioredoxin-like domain-containing protein: protein MTESAPRRVRVRAPELIGKGGWLNTGDTPYTLAELRGRIVVLDFWTFCCINCLHVLDELRELEEKHRDTVVVIGVHSPKFVHEAEHRAVVDAVERYGVAHPVLDDPELATWKQYAVRAWPTLVVIDPEGYVVAQHAGEGHAHAIERLVEELEAEHEAKGTLRRGDGPYVAPEPEPTTLRFPGKALPLPGGTFLVSDTTRHQLVELAEDAETVVRRIGSGMRGFTDGGPAEASFSEPQGLALLDEGSVAVADTVNHALRRLDLATGAVTTLAGTGRQWWQGSPTSGPAREVGLSSPWDVAVFGGKVWIAMAGVHQLWTYDPATETVAVAAGTTNEGLVDGPGAEAWFAQPSGLAATAERLWLADSETSALRWVDLDGQVHTAVGTGLFDFGHRDGAAGQALFQHPLGVTALPDGSVAIADTYNHALRRYDPATGEVTTLATDLREPSDAVLAGEDIVVVESARHRLTRLRLPEEAVRVESVAHRTQRAATEVAPGRLKLDVIFQAPPGQKLDNSYGPSTRLLVSATPPELLLKGEGADTDLARELELNPAVPEGVLHVSAMAASCDTPTDSGSAASPANEYPACHVHQQDWGVPIRLTEGATDRLPLVLAGMDE from the coding sequence ATGACCGAATCCGCACCCCGACGCGTCCGCGTCCGCGCCCCCGAGCTGATCGGCAAGGGCGGCTGGCTGAACACGGGCGACACCCCGTACACCCTCGCCGAGCTGCGCGGACGCATCGTCGTCCTGGACTTCTGGACCTTCTGCTGCATCAACTGTCTGCATGTCCTGGACGAGCTGCGCGAGCTGGAGGAGAAGCACCGGGACACGGTGGTGGTCATCGGCGTGCACTCCCCGAAGTTCGTGCACGAGGCGGAGCACCGGGCGGTCGTCGACGCGGTGGAGCGCTACGGCGTGGCGCACCCGGTGCTGGACGACCCGGAGCTGGCCACCTGGAAGCAGTACGCGGTGCGGGCCTGGCCGACGCTCGTCGTGATCGACCCGGAGGGCTACGTCGTCGCCCAGCACGCGGGCGAGGGCCACGCCCACGCCATCGAGCGGCTGGTCGAGGAGCTGGAGGCCGAGCACGAGGCGAAGGGCACCCTGCGCCGCGGCGACGGGCCCTATGTGGCGCCGGAGCCCGAGCCGACCACTCTCCGCTTCCCGGGCAAGGCGCTGCCGCTGCCCGGCGGGACCTTCCTGGTCAGCGACACCACCCGGCACCAGCTGGTGGAGCTGGCCGAGGACGCCGAGACCGTCGTACGGCGCATCGGCTCCGGCATGCGCGGGTTCACGGACGGCGGTCCCGCGGAGGCGTCCTTCAGCGAGCCGCAGGGCCTCGCCCTCCTCGACGAAGGCTCGGTGGCGGTGGCCGACACCGTCAACCACGCCCTGCGCCGCCTGGACCTCGCCACCGGCGCGGTGACCACCCTGGCCGGCACCGGCAGACAGTGGTGGCAGGGGTCCCCGACCTCCGGCCCGGCCCGCGAGGTCGGCCTCTCCTCCCCCTGGGACGTGGCGGTCTTCGGCGGCAAGGTGTGGATCGCCATGGCGGGCGTCCACCAGCTGTGGACGTACGACCCCGCCACCGAGACCGTCGCCGTGGCCGCGGGCACCACCAACGAAGGCCTGGTCGACGGCCCCGGTGCGGAGGCCTGGTTCGCCCAGCCCTCCGGCCTCGCGGCCACCGCCGAGCGGCTCTGGCTCGCGGACTCCGAGACGTCCGCCCTGCGCTGGGTGGACCTCGACGGACAGGTCCATACGGCGGTCGGCACCGGCCTGTTCGACTTCGGCCACCGCGACGGCGCCGCCGGCCAGGCGCTGTTCCAGCACCCGCTGGGCGTTACCGCCCTGCCGGACGGCTCGGTGGCGATCGCGGACACCTACAACCACGCCCTGCGCCGCTACGACCCGGCGACCGGGGAGGTCACGACGCTGGCAACCGATCTGCGCGAGCCCAGTGACGCCGTCCTCGCCGGCGAGGACATCGTGGTCGTGGAGTCGGCCCGGCACCGGCTGACCCGGCTGCGGCTGCCCGAGGAGGCGGTGCGCGTGGAGTCGGTCGCGCACCGCACCCAGCGCGCGGCGACCGAGGTCGCCCCTGGTCGGCTGAAGCTGGACGTGATCTTCCAGGCCCCGCCCGGGCAGAAGCTCGACAACAGCTACGGCCCCTCGACCCGACTGCTGGTCTCCGCCACCCCGCCCGAGCTGCTGCTCAAGGGCGAGGGTGCGGACACGGACCTCGCGCGCGAGCTGGAGCTGAACCCGGCCGTCCCGGAAGGCGTCCTGCATGTCTCAGCGATGGCCGCCTCCTGCGACACGCCAACCGATAGCGGCTCCGCCGCGAGCCCGGCGAACGAGTACCCGGCCTGCCACGTCCACCAGCAGGACTGGGGCGTCCCGATCCGCCTCACCGAGGGAGCGACGGACCGGTTGCCGCTGGTGCTCGCGGGGATGGACGAGTAG
- a CDS encoding carbon-nitrogen family hydrolase, translating to MRASLIQIAVNEDESVDSRRKRVAALVRQQSGADLVVLPELWTTGAFAYEEFGREAEPLEGPTYEVMAKAASDTGVWLHAGSIPERTAPDSGSAAGDGTLYNTSLIFSPSGELAAAYRKIHRFGFDKGEAVLMGAGRDLVTVRLPGTTLGVATCYDLRFPELFRSLVDAGAETLVIPAGWPERRRAHWTLLAQARAVENQAFVLACGTAGTHAGVPQAGHSIVVDPWGEVLAEAGPDEQILTVDFDPAKVATTREQFPALKDRVLGLEPPRR from the coding sequence GTGCGCGCCTCGCTGATTCAGATCGCCGTGAACGAGGATGAATCGGTCGACTCCCGGCGGAAGCGGGTGGCCGCGCTGGTCCGGCAGCAGTCCGGGGCCGACCTTGTCGTCCTGCCCGAGCTGTGGACGACCGGTGCGTTCGCCTACGAGGAGTTCGGCCGGGAGGCAGAGCCGCTCGAAGGACCGACGTACGAGGTCATGGCCAAGGCCGCGAGTGACACGGGTGTGTGGCTGCACGCGGGATCCATCCCCGAACGGACAGCACCCGACAGCGGCTCCGCCGCGGGTGACGGAACTCTCTACAACACCTCTCTCATCTTCTCCCCCTCCGGTGAGCTGGCTGCCGCCTACCGCAAGATCCATCGCTTCGGCTTCGACAAGGGTGAGGCCGTGCTGATGGGCGCCGGGCGGGACCTGGTGACGGTCCGGCTGCCCGGGACCACGCTCGGCGTGGCCACCTGTTACGACCTCCGTTTCCCCGAACTCTTCCGCTCACTGGTCGACGCAGGTGCCGAGACGCTGGTGATCCCGGCGGGCTGGCCCGAGCGGCGACGCGCGCACTGGACGCTGCTGGCTCAGGCGCGGGCGGTGGAGAACCAGGCGTTCGTGCTTGCGTGTGGAACGGCCGGGACCCATGCGGGAGTTCCGCAGGCGGGTCACTCGATCGTGGTGGATCCATGGGGCGAGGTACTTGCCGAGGCGGGCCCGGACGAGCAGATCCTCACCGTCGACTTCGACCCGGCGAAGGTGGCGACAACGCGGGAACAGTTCCCGGCGCTGAAGGACCGCGTACTGGGCCTGGAGCCACCGCGCCGCTGA
- a CDS encoding LURP-one-related/scramblase family protein, producing MRLLVRDRLLGIGDDYWIEDEHGRKVFLVDGKAMRLRDTFQLKDAHGRVLIDIHQKMFALRDTMVIERDGEGLATIKRKRLSLLRNHYRVSLADGTVLDVSGKILDHEFAIEYDGELLAVISRRWLHLRDTYGVDIVRDDADPALLIAVAVCVIHLAQREREDD from the coding sequence ATGAGACTCCTCGTACGCGACCGGCTCCTCGGTATCGGTGACGACTACTGGATCGAGGACGAGCACGGCCGGAAGGTGTTCCTCGTCGACGGCAAGGCCATGCGGCTGCGGGACACCTTCCAGCTCAAGGACGCCCACGGACGCGTCCTGATCGACATCCACCAGAAGATGTTCGCCCTGCGCGACACCATGGTGATCGAGCGGGACGGCGAGGGCCTTGCCACCATCAAGCGCAAACGGCTGTCCCTGCTGCGCAACCACTACCGGGTGTCCCTGGCCGACGGCACCGTGCTGGACGTCAGCGGCAAGATCCTCGACCACGAGTTCGCCATCGAGTACGACGGCGAACTCCTCGCGGTGATCTCCCGCCGCTGGCTGCACCTGAGGGACACCTACGGCGTCGACATCGTGCGCGACGACGCGGACCCGGCCCTGCTCATCGCGGTGGCGGTGTGCGTGATCCACCTGGCGCAGAGGGAGCGGGAGGACGACTAG
- a CDS encoding acyl-CoA dehydrogenase yields MGHYKSNLRDIEFNLFEVLGRDKVYGTGPFEEMDVDTAKSILEEMTRLSENELAESFADADRNPPVFDPETNTAPVPASFKKSYQAFMDSEYWRLGLPEEIGGTTSPRSLIWAYAELILGANPAVWMYSSGPAFAGILFEEGNEVQKHIAKIAVEKQWGSTMVLTEPDAGSDVGAGRTKAIQQEDGSWHIEGVKRFITSGEHDMSENILHYVLARPEGAGPGTKGLSLFLVPKYNFDFETGELGERNGVYATNVEHKMGLKASNTCEMTFGDQHPAKGWLIGDKHDGIRQMFRIIEFARMMVGTKAISTLSTGYLNALEYAKERVQGPDLANFLDKTAPKVTITHHPDVRRSLMTQKAYAEGMRALVLYTASVQDAIQIKEAAGEDASAENALNDLLLPIVKGYGSEKGYEQLAQSLQTFGGSGFLQEYPIEQYIRDSKIDTLYEGTTAIQGQDFFFRKIVRNQGAALNSLAEDIKKFLALGTGGEELAGAREHLAKAAVELEAIVGLMLTDLAATEQDTKNIYKVGLNTTRLLLASGDVVVGYLLLKGAAIAAEKLATASAKDQAFYTGKIAAAKFFAANVLPGVTLARKVSEGVELDLMKLDEAAF; encoded by the coding sequence ATGGGGCACTACAAGTCGAATCTCCGCGACATCGAGTTCAACCTCTTCGAAGTACTGGGGCGCGACAAGGTGTACGGCACCGGCCCGTTCGAGGAGATGGACGTCGACACCGCCAAGAGCATCCTGGAGGAGATGACCCGCCTCTCGGAGAACGAGCTGGCCGAGTCCTTCGCCGACGCCGACCGCAACCCGCCGGTCTTCGACCCGGAGACCAACACCGCGCCGGTCCCGGCGTCCTTCAAGAAGAGCTACCAGGCCTTCATGGACTCCGAGTACTGGCGGCTCGGCCTGCCCGAGGAGATCGGCGGCACCACCTCGCCGCGCTCCCTGATCTGGGCCTACGCCGAGCTGATCCTGGGTGCCAACCCGGCCGTGTGGATGTACTCCTCGGGCCCGGCGTTCGCCGGCATCCTCTTCGAGGAGGGCAACGAGGTCCAGAAGCACATCGCCAAGATCGCCGTGGAGAAGCAGTGGGGCTCCACGATGGTGCTCACCGAGCCCGACGCGGGCTCCGACGTGGGCGCGGGCCGTACCAAGGCGATCCAGCAGGAGGACGGCTCCTGGCACATCGAGGGCGTGAAGCGCTTCATCACCTCCGGTGAGCACGACATGTCGGAGAACATCCTCCACTACGTGCTCGCGCGTCCGGAGGGTGCAGGTCCGGGCACCAAGGGCCTCTCCCTCTTCCTCGTCCCGAAGTACAACTTCGACTTCGAGACCGGCGAGCTGGGCGAGCGCAACGGCGTCTACGCCACCAACGTCGAGCACAAGATGGGCCTGAAGGCCTCCAACACCTGCGAGATGACCTTCGGCGACCAGCACCCCGCCAAGGGCTGGCTCATCGGTGACAAGCACGACGGCATCCGCCAGATGTTCCGCATCATCGAGTTCGCCCGCATGATGGTCGGCACGAAGGCGATCTCCACGCTGTCCACCGGCTACCTGAACGCGCTGGAGTACGCCAAGGAGCGGGTCCAGGGCCCGGACCTGGCGAACTTCCTGGACAAGACCGCGCCCAAGGTCACCATCACCCACCACCCGGACGTGCGCCGCTCGCTGATGACGCAGAAGGCGTACGCGGAGGGCATGCGCGCCCTGGTGCTGTACACGGCCTCGGTCCAGGACGCGATCCAGATCAAGGAGGCGGCCGGCGAGGACGCCTCCGCCGAGAACGCGCTGAACGACCTGCTGCTGCCGATCGTCAAGGGCTACGGCTCCGAGAAGGGCTACGAGCAGCTCGCCCAGTCGCTGCAGACCTTCGGCGGCTCCGGCTTCCTGCAGGAGTACCCGATCGAGCAGTACATCCGGGACTCCAAGATCGACACCCTGTACGAGGGCACCACCGCGATCCAGGGCCAGGACTTCTTCTTCCGCAAGATCGTCCGCAACCAGGGCGCCGCGCTGAACTCCCTCGCCGAGGACATCAAGAAGTTCCTGGCGCTCGGCACCGGTGGCGAGGAGCTGGCCGGCGCCCGTGAGCACCTGGCCAAGGCGGCCGTGGAGCTGGAGGCGATCGTCGGCCTGATGCTGACCGACCTCGCCGCCACCGAGCAGGACACCAAGAACATCTACAAGGTGGGCCTGAACACCACCCGCCTGCTGCTGGCCTCCGGTGACGTCGTCGTCGGCTACCTGCTGCTGAAGGGCGCCGCGATCGCCGCCGAGAAGCTCGCCACGGCCTCCGCCAAGGACCAGGCGTTCTACACCGGCAAGATCGCCGCGGCGAAGTTCTTCGCGGCGAACGTCCTGCCGGGGGTCACGCTCGCCCGCAAGGTCTCCGAGGGCGTCGAGCTGGACCTGATGAAGCTGGACGAGGCCGCGTTCTAG
- a CDS encoding cupin domain-containing protein translates to MEPIFEPGQPISLDQALASFTEQWSPRIVTTVNDYDVRVAKVEGEHLWHVHDHTDEFFLVLDGELRIGLREPAGERTVVLPKGSVFTVPRGTEHKPYARVPTEILVLEPSGTLSVGDRHEEVPDHVDATTGHALN, encoded by the coding sequence ATGGAACCCATCTTCGAACCCGGGCAGCCGATCTCTCTCGACCAGGCCCTCGCGTCCTTCACCGAGCAGTGGAGCCCGCGCATCGTGACCACCGTCAACGACTACGACGTGCGCGTGGCGAAGGTGGAGGGCGAACATCTCTGGCACGTCCATGACCACACCGACGAGTTCTTCCTGGTCCTCGACGGCGAACTGCGGATCGGTCTGCGCGAGCCGGCCGGAGAGCGCACGGTCGTACTGCCCAAGGGCTCGGTGTTCACCGTCCCGCGCGGGACCGAGCACAAGCCGTACGCGCGCGTGCCCACCGAGATCCTCGTCCTCGAGCCCAGCGGCACCCTGTCGGTCGGCGACCGGCACGAGGAGGTGCCGGACCACGTCGACGCCACCACCGGTCACGCCCTGAACTGA
- a CDS encoding helix-turn-helix domain-containing protein, protein MPQESSHQHPHRAHRVAVIVDEGTNPFEVGVATELFGLPRPELGLQGRLYEVTLCTPTPGVRMNHGFFTLDGVPGLEAVDKADTLVVPGRPDNVVPRGADVLDAIRRAHARGARIISFCTGSFALAEAGLLDGRRAATHWMWADTFRELHPQVLLEPDVLFVDEGEILTAAGSAAALDLGLHLWRRDHGAELANAVSRRLVFAAHRDGGQRQFVERPVPDVPDESLGPLLAWAQERLGEPLAVADLAARAAVSPATLHRRFRAQLGTTPLAWLTGERVALACRLIERGEERLDVVATRCGLGTAANLRARLRRETGLSHSDYRRRFGPRSSLLPAP, encoded by the coding sequence ATGCCGCAAGAATCCTCTCACCAGCACCCGCATCGGGCCCATCGGGTCGCCGTGATCGTCGACGAGGGCACCAATCCCTTCGAAGTCGGGGTCGCCACCGAGCTGTTCGGGCTGCCCAGGCCCGAACTGGGCCTTCAGGGACGGCTGTACGAGGTGACACTGTGCACGCCCACCCCCGGGGTGCGGATGAACCACGGCTTCTTCACCCTGGACGGTGTGCCCGGCCTGGAGGCGGTGGACAAGGCCGACACCCTGGTCGTACCGGGCCGCCCCGACAACGTCGTACCGCGCGGTGCCGACGTCCTGGACGCCATTCGGCGCGCCCACGCGCGCGGGGCTCGCATCATCAGCTTCTGCACGGGCAGCTTCGCCCTGGCCGAGGCCGGGCTGCTCGACGGACGACGCGCCGCCACGCACTGGATGTGGGCGGACACCTTCCGGGAACTGCATCCCCAGGTGCTGCTGGAGCCGGATGTGCTGTTCGTGGACGAGGGCGAGATCCTCACCGCCGCCGGCAGCGCGGCCGCGCTCGATCTCGGCCTGCACCTCTGGCGCCGCGACCACGGCGCGGAACTCGCGAACGCCGTCTCGCGGCGCCTCGTCTTCGCCGCCCACCGGGACGGCGGCCAGCGGCAGTTCGTGGAGCGTCCGGTGCCCGACGTACCCGACGAGTCGCTCGGCCCGCTGCTGGCCTGGGCGCAGGAACGGCTCGGCGAGCCGCTGGCGGTGGCGGACCTCGCCGCCCGCGCGGCCGTCAGCCCCGCCACCCTGCACCGCCGCTTCCGCGCCCAGCTGGGGACGACGCCACTGGCCTGGCTCACCGGCGAGCGCGTGGCACTGGCGTGCCGGCTGATCGAACGGGGCGAGGAGCGCCTGGACGTCGTCGCGACCCGCTGCGGCCTGGGTACGGCGGCCAATCTGCGGGCCCGGCTGCGCCGGGAGACGGGGCTGAGCCACTCGGACTACCGCAGGCGTTTCGGCCCCCGGTCCTCCCTCCTTCCGGCGCCGTGA
- a CDS encoding SseB family protein: MYGYGQPMDGGAAQQYGPSQQQMPGGVGGYGQQPPLYPEPSPPSLADAVRAFTTGQMSAEDFQQIFATSKVYCPRGDTPGFLALHNTQQPVIPMFTSLKELRRYAGKESKYFVITGAEVIDLLPTGYGFVLDMEGEHRMVFDAKAVEQMVDFAMRRMYG, encoded by the coding sequence ATGTACGGATACGGCCAGCCCATGGATGGTGGCGCTGCTCAGCAGTACGGCCCGTCGCAGCAGCAGATGCCGGGCGGTGTCGGCGGGTACGGCCAGCAGCCCCCGCTCTACCCGGAGCCGTCCCCGCCCTCGCTCGCGGACGCGGTGCGCGCCTTCACCACCGGGCAGATGTCCGCCGAGGACTTCCAGCAGATCTTCGCCACGTCGAAGGTGTACTGCCCGCGCGGCGACACTCCCGGCTTCCTCGCCCTGCACAACACGCAGCAGCCGGTGATCCCGATGTTCACCTCGCTCAAGGAACTGCGCCGGTACGCGGGCAAGGAGTCCAAGTACTTCGTGATCACCGGTGCGGAGGTGATCGACCTGCTGCCCACCGGCTACGGCTTCGTCCTGGACATGGAGGGCGAGCACCGGATGGTCTTCGACGCGAAGGCGGTCGAGCAGATGGTCGACTTCGCGATGCGGCGGATGTACGGCTGA
- a CDS encoding M18 family aminopeptidase, with protein sequence MSAPARFDRGHTDDLMSFLAASPSPYHAVAVAAERLEKAGFRQVAETDAWDGSAGGRYVLRGGAIIAWYVPEGAEAHTPFHIVGAHTDSPNLRIKPRPDSGAHGWRQVAVEIYGGPLMNSWLDRDLGLVGRLSLRDGSTALVNVDRPLLRVPQLAIHLDRSVSSEGLKLDKQRHLQPVWGLGDDVRDGDLIAFLEQEAGLAAGSVTGWDLMTHPVEAPAYLGRDRDLVAGPRMDNLLSVHAGVAALAAVATSGAPLTRIPVLAAFDHEENGSQSDTGADGPLLGSVLERSVFARGGSYEDRARAFAGTVCLSSDTGHAVHPNYAERHDPTHHPRVNGGPILKVNVNNRYATDGSGRAVFAAACEKADVPFQSFVSNNSMPCGTTIGPITAARHGIRTVDIGVAILSMHSVRELCGADDPFLLANALVAFLEG encoded by the coding sequence ATGAGCGCACCAGCCCGCTTCGACCGCGGCCACACCGACGACCTGATGTCCTTCCTGGCGGCCAGCCCGTCGCCGTACCACGCGGTGGCAGTCGCCGCCGAGCGGCTGGAGAAGGCGGGCTTCCGGCAGGTCGCCGAGACGGACGCCTGGGACGGGTCGGCCGGCGGCAGGTACGTGCTGCGCGGCGGCGCGATCATCGCGTGGTACGTCCCCGAGGGCGCCGAGGCGCACACGCCGTTCCACATCGTCGGCGCGCACACCGACTCCCCGAACCTCAGGATCAAGCCGCGGCCGGACAGCGGGGCGCACGGCTGGCGCCAGGTCGCCGTGGAGATCTACGGCGGCCCGCTGATGAACTCCTGGCTCGACCGCGACCTGGGCCTGGTCGGCCGGCTGAGCCTGCGTGACGGCTCCACGGCGCTGGTCAACGTGGACCGGCCGCTGCTGCGCGTGCCCCAGCTCGCCATCCACCTGGACCGTTCGGTCAGCAGCGAGGGGCTCAAGCTCGACAAGCAGCGCCATCTGCAGCCGGTCTGGGGCCTCGGCGACGATGTGCGGGACGGCGATCTGATCGCCTTCCTGGAGCAGGAGGCCGGGCTCGCGGCCGGCTCGGTCACCGGCTGGGACCTGATGACGCACCCGGTGGAGGCCCCGGCCTACCTCGGCCGGGACCGGGACCTGGTCGCCGGTCCGCGGATGGACAACCTGCTGTCGGTGCACGCGGGCGTGGCCGCGCTGGCCGCCGTCGCCACCTCCGGCGCGCCGCTCACCCGGATCCCCGTCCTGGCCGCCTTCGACCACGAGGAGAACGGCTCCCAGTCGGACACCGGCGCGGACGGCCCGTTGCTCGGATCGGTCCTGGAGCGCTCGGTGTTCGCCCGCGGCGGCTCGTACGAGGACCGGGCCCGCGCCTTCGCCGGCACGGTGTGCCTGTCCTCCGACACCGGCCACGCCGTCCACCCCAACTACGCGGAGCGGCACGACCCGACGCACCACCCGCGCGTCAACGGCGGCCCGATCCTCAAGGTCAACGTCAACAACCGCTATGCCACGGACGGTTCGGGCCGCGCGGTCTTCGCCGCGGCGTGCGAGAAGGCGGACGTGCCCTTCCAGTCGTTCGTCTCCAACAACTCCATGCCGTGCGGCACCACGATCGGCCCGATCACCGCGGCCCGGCACGGCATCCGGACCGTGGACATCGGCGTGGCGATCCTCTCCATGCACAGCGTCCGCGAACTGTGCGGCGCCGACGACCCGTTCCTCCTGGCGAACGCGCTGGTGGCTTTTCTGGAGGGCTAG
- a CDS encoding maleylpyruvate isomerase family mycothiol-dependent enzyme, translated as MSLHPTLQPYADAWTHSIEAISEMVQPLVEGEWNQRTPCPGWSVRDIVSHVIGLDCEMLGDPRPIHSLPRDLFHVKTEHQRYMEMQVDSRRHHTAPEMTAELEYTVIRRNRQLRNESRDPGTTVRGPLGTDVTVEQAYRTRAFDVWVHEQDLRTALGRPGNLDSPGAHVVRDVLLEALPKVVAKDADAPRSSAIVFDVHGPVEFLRTIRVDIQGRGTLETAPALGPAATLTLDWETYVRLACGRVTPETVTDRIKTEGDPALTTAILNNFAVTP; from the coding sequence GTGAGTCTGCATCCCACCCTCCAGCCCTACGCCGACGCCTGGACGCACTCCATCGAAGCGATATCCGAGATGGTGCAGCCGCTCGTCGAGGGCGAGTGGAACCAGCGGACCCCCTGCCCCGGCTGGTCGGTCCGGGACATCGTGTCGCATGTCATCGGCCTGGACTGCGAGATGCTCGGCGACCCGCGCCCCATCCACTCCCTGCCCCGCGACCTCTTCCACGTCAAGACCGAGCACCAGCGGTACATGGAGATGCAGGTCGACAGCCGCCGCCACCACACGGCCCCGGAGATGACGGCCGAGCTGGAGTACACGGTCATCCGCCGCAACCGCCAGCTGCGCAACGAGTCCCGCGACCCCGGCACCACGGTGCGCGGCCCGCTGGGCACCGACGTCACGGTGGAACAGGCCTACCGCACCCGCGCCTTCGACGTGTGGGTGCACGAACAGGACCTGCGCACGGCCCTCGGCCGCCCCGGCAACCTGGACTCTCCGGGCGCGCATGTGGTCCGGGACGTCCTGCTGGAAGCTCTGCCCAAGGTCGTGGCGAAGGACGCGGACGCGCCACGCAGTTCGGCGATCGTGTTCGACGTGCACGGCCCGGTGGAGTTCCTGCGCACGATCCGCGTCGACATCCAGGGCCGCGGCACCCTGGAAACCGCCCCGGCCCTCGGCCCCGCCGCCACCCTCACCCTCGACTGGGAGACCTACGTCCGCCTGGCCTGCGGCCGCGTCACCCCGGAGACAGTGACAGACCGCATCAAGACCGAGGGCGACCCCGCCCTGACAACGGCAATCCTGAACAACTTCGCGGTGACGCCGTAG